A genomic region of Saccopteryx bilineata isolate mSacBil1 chromosome 1, mSacBil1_pri_phased_curated, whole genome shotgun sequence contains the following coding sequences:
- the LOC136326590 gene encoding overexpressed in colon carcinoma 1 protein, translating to MGCGNSTATSAGSGRGSAGAAKDVTEESITEDDKRRNYGGVYVGLPSEAVNMVSSQTKTVRKN from the coding sequence ATGGGCTGCGGGAACTCCACTGCCACCAGCGCGGGCTCGGGCCGAGGTTCTGCAGGAGCAGCTAAAGATGTAACAGAAGAATCGATAACAGAAGATGATAAGCGGAGAAACTATGGTGGAGTGTATGTTGGTCTCCCATCTGAAGCTGTGAATATGGTATCCAGTCAAACAAAGACTGTTcgaaaaaattag